From one Haloferax marinisediminis genomic stretch:
- a CDS encoding NmrA/HSCARG family protein codes for MKILVTGATGQQGGAVIDHLLADESGQYEVYGLTRDLSSAAARSLVERGVHVVEGDLRDRDRMVTLLEGVDGVFCVTTFFEDGPEIETEQGVTVADAAAEVGVSHFVYASVSAADRAPLAHFQSKFAVEEHIRGLDLPATIIRPPYFMQNFEWLRGDIEAGTLQLPLSPDSVLHMVSPTISARRSRPHSPTPTDSSARPSTSWATH; via the coding sequence ATGAAAATCCTCGTAACCGGCGCAACCGGGCAACAGGGCGGCGCCGTCATCGACCACCTTCTCGCTGACGAATCGGGTCAGTACGAGGTGTACGGACTCACTCGCGACCTGTCGAGTGCCGCTGCTCGGTCGCTCGTCGAACGCGGCGTCCACGTCGTCGAAGGTGATTTGCGCGACCGAGACCGGATGGTGACGCTCCTCGAAGGCGTCGACGGCGTCTTCTGCGTGACGACGTTCTTCGAAGACGGCCCAGAGATTGAGACCGAACAAGGCGTGACCGTTGCTGACGCCGCGGCCGAGGTTGGCGTCTCTCACTTCGTCTACGCGTCTGTCTCCGCTGCGGACCGCGCCCCACTCGCGCACTTCCAGTCGAAGTTCGCTGTCGAAGAACACATCCGCGGGCTCGACCTTCCAGCGACGATTATCCGCCCGCCGTACTTCATGCAGAACTTCGAGTGGCTTCGAGGTGACATCGAGGCCGGAACGCTCCAGTTACCGCTGTCACCAGACAGCGTCCTCCACATGGTCTCGCCGACGATATCGGCCAGACGGTCGCGGCCGCATTCGCCGACCCCGACCGATTCGTCGGCGAGACCATCGACCTCGTGGGCGACGCACTGA
- a CDS encoding NmrA family NAD(P)-binding protein, with product MGQTVAAAFADPDRFVGETIDLVGDALTPTEIAATFADVLDIAVEFVSVPLDEYREQRGDEIADMYAWFDDGAYDATRPDLSRFGISLRTLAQHLADNDTWRPAPAPVR from the coding sequence ATCGGCCAGACGGTCGCGGCCGCATTCGCCGACCCCGACCGATTCGTCGGCGAGACCATCGACCTCGTGGGCGACGCACTGACACCCACCGAAATCGCTGCCACGTTCGCCGACGTGCTGGATATCGCGGTCGAGTTCGTCTCGGTCCCACTCGACGAGTACCGCGAGCAGCGCGGCGACGAAATCGCCGACATGTACGCGTGGTTCGACGACGGCGCGTACGACGCGACCCGTCCGGACCTCTCTCGATTTGGCATCTCGCTCCGAACGCTCGCACAGCACCTCGCCGACAACGACACGTGGCGGCCCGCACCTGCCCCGGTTAGATAA
- a CDS encoding trans-sulfuration enzyme family protein, producing the protein MNDYELTRETLAVTHGERGQAPAPGIEDVVIPLHLSSTYSVPDVDPDADLELLDPDAGEFLYSRLSNPTRNALEHRLAALEGAEHALAFVSGTAAIAATMTAVIRPGDHIVAFEDLYGGTKTMLNRLFGERLGVDVTFVDATDPENVESAMRDETRLIWMETPTNPLMHLCDIEAIAAIADEWDAVFGVDNTFLSPYFQNPLSLGADVVVHSTTKYLNGHSDSIGGAVVTNRDDIMDELAFLQRVGMGSMLSPFDSYMTLRGIKTLPLRMRQHEENAMEIARFLESHEAVTRVLYPGLESHPQHELAARQQSGFGGVLSFELDTDLDGTAEFLGRLREFPLAVSLGGVESLIEHPATMTHSPLAQTERDALGISDSLLRMSVGVEHVDDLLADLDAALASV; encoded by the coding sequence ATGAACGATTATGAACTAACCCGCGAGACGCTGGCAGTCACCCACGGCGAGCGCGGACAGGCCCCCGCACCCGGTATCGAAGACGTCGTCATCCCGCTTCACCTGTCGTCGACGTATTCGGTTCCCGACGTGGACCCCGATGCGGACCTCGAACTGCTGGACCCGGACGCGGGTGAGTTTCTCTATTCGCGCTTGTCGAACCCCACGCGTAACGCGTTAGAGCATCGGTTAGCAGCGCTCGAAGGGGCCGAACACGCCCTCGCGTTCGTCTCCGGGACGGCGGCGATTGCGGCGACGATGACGGCGGTGATTCGCCCCGGCGACCACATCGTCGCGTTCGAAGACCTCTACGGCGGGACCAAGACGATGCTCAACCGCCTCTTCGGCGAACGACTCGGCGTCGACGTGACGTTCGTGGACGCGACGGACCCCGAAAACGTCGAATCCGCGATGCGTGACGAGACGCGCCTCATCTGGATGGAGACGCCGACGAATCCGCTCATGCACCTGTGTGACATCGAGGCCATCGCGGCAATCGCCGACGAGTGGGACGCCGTCTTCGGCGTGGACAACACGTTCCTCAGTCCGTACTTCCAGAACCCGCTGTCACTCGGCGCCGACGTGGTCGTCCACAGCACCACGAAGTACCTCAACGGCCACTCCGACTCGATTGGGGGCGCCGTCGTCACCAACCGTGACGATATCATGGACGAACTCGCGTTCCTCCAGCGCGTCGGCATGGGGTCGATGCTCTCGCCGTTCGACTCGTACATGACCCTTCGCGGTATCAAGACCCTCCCGCTTCGGATGCGCCAACACGAAGAGAACGCGATGGAGATTGCGCGGTTCCTCGAATCTCACGAGGCCGTCACGCGCGTCCTGTATCCGGGCCTCGAATCTCACCCACAACACGAACTCGCCGCACGCCAACAGTCTGGATTCGGTGGGGTGCTCTCGTTCGAGCTCGACACCGACCTCGACGGCACGGCCGAGTTCCTCGGTCGCCTCCGTGAGTTCCCACTCGCAGTCAGTCTCGGTGGCGTCGAGAGTCTCATCGAGCATCCGGCGACGATGACGCACTCGCCGCTCGCACAGACCGAACGCGACGCACTCGGTATCTCGGACTCGTTGCTCCGGATGTCTGTCGGTGTCGAGCACGTCGACGACCTCCTCGCAGACCTCGACGCGGCGCTGGCCTCGGTCTGA
- a CDS encoding valine--tRNA ligase, whose protein sequence is MPSGEYDPETVEANWQERWVDEDLYAYPAGAVDPDTVFSIDSPPPTVSGSLHWGHVYGFTLQDFVARFNRMRGEEVYFPFGYDDNGIASELLTEEELGIKHQDYERREFQKLCREVTSKYEAEFTEKMQNLGISIDWDQTYQTISPEVQRISQLSFVDLYEKDRQYRQRAPAIWCPECETAISQVETEDDEQHSHFHDIEFGVADSDDSFVISTTRPELLPACVAVFVHPDDDDNQHLVGQEAEVPLFGQRVPILEDERVDLETGTGLVMCCTFGDQTDIEWYQAHDLPLRVAIDESGTMTEVADEYAGLSSDEAREAIVSDLDDVDALLDKRAITHTVNVHERCGTSVEFLVKDQWYIKLLDKREEYLEAGEQMDWFPDKMFTRYKNWIEGLQWDWAISRQRSSGIPFPVWYCGDCEHVVVAEREDLPVDPLSDDPPVDSCPECGHDEFVAEDDVFDTWATSSLTPLINAGWDWDPETESFEMDKPELYPFDMRPQGHDIISFWLFHTVVKCYEHTGEVPFDSVMINGMVLDENREKMSKSVGNVVSPDQVLEKFPVDAARYWAAGSAVGDDLPYQEKGLVAGEKLMRKLWNASKLVESLTEDAPEEFDHDDLKTLDRWLLASLDREIEYVTEKFENREFSKARDSLRSFFWHTFCDDYLEIAKQRLREGDDPSAAYTLQTAHQQFLIMFAPILAHVTEELWRDMYSEESVHEQSWPEPLGLDADFEAGETAMAVVGALRKYKSDAQLSMNASVEDVEVYGNIDGFEEDISGVMHVESLSSTDDEPPIESVISGIDLDYSIVGPEFGSKVPDIEAALAQDDYELVGDELHVAGVELGPDAFEVNEERTYSGEGEFVETEGALIIIKN, encoded by the coding sequence ATGCCGAGCGGAGAATACGACCCGGAAACCGTCGAGGCGAACTGGCAAGAGAGGTGGGTCGACGAAGACCTGTACGCGTACCCAGCGGGTGCTGTAGACCCCGACACCGTCTTCTCCATCGACTCGCCGCCGCCGACTGTCTCCGGGAGTCTTCACTGGGGCCACGTCTACGGCTTTACTCTCCAAGACTTCGTCGCCCGGTTCAACCGGATGCGTGGCGAGGAGGTTTACTTCCCGTTCGGATACGACGACAACGGAATCGCGTCCGAACTGCTGACCGAAGAGGAACTCGGCATCAAGCACCAGGACTACGAGCGACGCGAGTTCCAGAAACTCTGCCGCGAGGTCACCTCGAAGTACGAAGCGGAGTTCACCGAGAAGATGCAGAACCTCGGTATCTCTATCGACTGGGACCAGACGTACCAGACGATTTCGCCCGAGGTCCAGCGCATCTCGCAGCTCTCGTTCGTCGACCTCTACGAGAAGGACCGCCAGTACCGCCAGCGCGCGCCAGCCATCTGGTGTCCCGAGTGTGAGACCGCGATTTCGCAAGTCGAAACTGAAGACGACGAACAGCATTCGCACTTCCACGACATCGAGTTCGGCGTCGCCGATTCGGACGATTCGTTCGTCATCTCGACGACGCGTCCCGAACTCCTCCCTGCGTGTGTCGCCGTCTTCGTCCACCCCGACGACGACGACAACCAGCACCTCGTCGGTCAAGAGGCGGAGGTTCCGCTGTTCGGTCAGCGCGTGCCCATCCTCGAAGACGAGCGTGTCGACTTAGAGACCGGAACGGGCCTCGTCATGTGCTGTACCTTCGGTGACCAGACGGACATCGAGTGGTACCAGGCACACGACCTGCCCCTCCGCGTCGCCATCGACGAGTCCGGCACGATGACCGAGGTTGCCGACGAGTACGCCGGTCTGTCCTCTGACGAGGCCCGCGAGGCAATCGTCTCGGACCTCGACGACGTCGATGCACTCCTCGACAAGCGCGCCATCACGCACACGGTCAACGTCCACGAACGCTGTGGCACGAGCGTCGAGTTCCTCGTCAAAGACCAGTGGTACATCAAACTGCTCGACAAGCGCGAGGAGTACCTCGAAGCAGGTGAACAGATGGACTGGTTCCCGGACAAGATGTTTACGCGGTACAAGAACTGGATCGAAGGACTCCAGTGGGACTGGGCCATCTCGCGCCAGCGCTCGTCCGGAATTCCGTTCCCGGTCTGGTACTGCGGCGACTGTGAACACGTCGTCGTCGCCGAGCGCGAAGACCTGCCGGTCGACCCGCTTTCGGACGACCCGCCGGTCGATTCGTGTCCCGAGTGTGGTCACGACGAGTTCGTCGCCGAAGACGACGTCTTCGACACCTGGGCGACGTCGTCGCTCACGCCACTCATCAACGCTGGATGGGACTGGGACCCCGAGACCGAGTCGTTCGAGATGGACAAGCCCGAACTCTACCCGTTCGACATGCGCCCGCAGGGCCACGACATCATCTCGTTCTGGCTGTTCCACACGGTCGTCAAGTGCTACGAGCACACCGGCGAGGTTCCGTTCGACAGCGTGATGATCAACGGGATGGTCCTCGACGAGAACCGCGAGAAGATGTCGAAGTCCGTCGGCAACGTCGTCTCCCCCGACCAGGTTCTGGAGAAGTTCCCCGTCGACGCCGCCCGCTACTGGGCCGCCGGAAGCGCCGTCGGCGACGACCTCCCATATCAGGAGAAGGGCCTCGTCGCGGGCGAGAAACTGATGCGCAAACTCTGGAACGCGTCGAAACTCGTCGAGAGCCTCACCGAAGACGCCCCCGAGGAGTTCGACCACGACGACCTCAAGACGCTCGACCGCTGGCTGCTGGCCTCGCTCGACCGCGAAATCGAGTACGTCACGGAGAAGTTCGAGAACCGCGAGTTCTCGAAGGCCCGCGATAGCCTCCGGAGTTTCTTCTGGCACACGTTCTGTGACGACTACCTCGAAATCGCCAAACAGCGACTCCGCGAGGGCGACGACCCGTCGGCGGCGTACACGCTTCAGACTGCCCACCAGCAGTTCCTCATCATGTTCGCGCCCATCCTCGCTCACGTCACCGAGGAGCTCTGGCGCGACATGTACTCCGAAGAGAGCGTCCACGAACAGTCGTGGCCCGAACCGCTCGGCCTCGACGCCGACTTCGAGGCAGGCGAGACTGCCATGGCCGTCGTCGGTGCCCTCCGGAAGTACAAGAGCGACGCCCAACTCTCGATGAACGCGTCTGTCGAGGATGTCGAAGTCTACGGCAACATCGACGGCTTCGAGGAGGACATCAGCGGCGTGATGCACGTCGAGTCGCTCTCGTCGACCGACGACGAACCGCCAATCGAGTCGGTCATCTCGGGTATCGACCTCGACTACTCCATCGTCGGCCCCGAGTTCGGCAGCAAGGTTCCTGACATCGAGGCGGCACTCGCACAGGACGACTACGAACTCGTCGGCGACGAACTCCACGTCGCGGGCGTCGAACTCGGCCCCGACGCGTTCGAGGTCAACGAAGAGCGCACCTACTCCGGCGAGGGCGAATTCGTCGAGACCGAGGGCGCGCTCATCATCATCAAGAACTGA
- a CDS encoding quinone-dependent dihydroorotate dehydrogenase, whose amino-acid sequence MNPYQLAKPVLFSLPPETAHRTIHGLLQSVRDTPVESFLEHQYRVDDPRLSTTAFGLDFPNPVGVAAGFDKNAEIPTVLAALGFGHIEVGGVTAKPQSGNSRPRMFRLPEDEALINRMGLNNEGADAVGERLSTGPRPDVPLGVNLALSEVTDTEDAPEDYLYTYERVADGADYFVVNVSCPNSEGFRDLQNRDSLEAILGTLVDAGADPLLVKLSPDLPDPAVEDALEVVDDLSLDGIIASNTTTSRPDSLQNANQAERGGLSGKPIENSATEMIRFIADRSDVPIIGVGGVSDAEGAYQKIRAGASMVQLYTGMIYEGPSIARDINRGLLDRLERDGFDSIEDAVGVDR is encoded by the coding sequence ATGAACCCCTATCAACTCGCCAAACCAGTCCTCTTTTCGCTCCCACCAGAGACTGCACATCGGACGATTCACGGACTGCTCCAGTCGGTCCGCGATACGCCAGTCGAATCGTTCCTCGAACACCAGTACCGCGTGGACGACCCACGGCTTTCGACGACTGCCTTCGGACTCGACTTCCCCAATCCCGTCGGCGTCGCCGCCGGATTCGACAAGAACGCCGAGATTCCGACCGTCCTCGCAGCGCTCGGATTCGGGCACATCGAAGTCGGCGGCGTCACTGCGAAACCACAGTCTGGGAACTCCCGGCCACGCATGTTCCGCCTCCCCGAAGACGAGGCGCTCATCAACCGGATGGGCCTCAACAACGAGGGTGCGGACGCAGTCGGCGAACGACTCTCGACTGGTCCACGTCCGGACGTTCCGCTCGGCGTCAATCTCGCCCTCTCCGAGGTGACAGACACCGAGGACGCCCCCGAAGACTACCTGTACACCTACGAACGCGTCGCCGACGGTGCGGACTACTTCGTCGTCAACGTCTCGTGTCCCAACAGCGAGGGCTTCCGCGACCTCCAGAACCGCGACTCCCTCGAAGCGATTCTCGGAACGCTCGTGGACGCAGGTGCCGACCCGCTCCTCGTGAAACTCTCCCCCGACCTTCCGGACCCCGCCGTCGAAGACGCACTCGAAGTCGTCGACGACCTCTCCCTCGACGGCATCATCGCGAGCAACACGACCACCTCCCGACCCGACTCGCTCCAGAACGCCAATCAGGCCGAACGCGGCGGCCTCTCCGGAAAGCCCATCGAGAACTCGGCCACCGAGATGATTCGTTTCATCGCCGACCGAAGCGACGTGCCCATCATCGGCGTGGGTGGCGTCTCCGACGCCGAAGGAGCCTACCAGAAGATTCGCGCGGGCGCGTCGATGGTCCAACTCTACACGGGCATGATATACGAAGGCCCGTCCATCGCTCGCGACATCAACCGCGGCCTCCTCGACCGCCTCGAACGCGACGGCTTCGACAGTATCGAAGACGCCGTCGGTGTAGACCGGTAA
- a CDS encoding non-histone chromosomal MC1 family protein, with translation MVREDGKRNFVLREEDGTETSVFSGSMPRQAALKAARRLDPAGSEEEAQDGAVEIRLREKGTDKVHIFDAWAWESSAPEDKPGWMEGSITKGNVSKKGIEHLEE, from the coding sequence ATGGTACGCGAGGACGGTAAACGGAATTTCGTGCTCCGAGAGGAGGACGGTACAGAGACGAGTGTTTTCTCCGGGAGCATGCCACGGCAGGCAGCGCTCAAGGCAGCACGACGACTCGACCCAGCAGGGTCCGAAGAGGAAGCACAAGACGGCGCAGTCGAGATTCGACTCCGTGAGAAGGGAACCGACAAGGTTCACATCTTCGACGCGTGGGCGTGGGAGAGTAGCGCTCCTGAGGACAAGCCCGGCTGGATGGAAGGGAGCATCACCAAAGGAAACGTCTCTAAGAAGGGCATCGAGCACCTCGAAGAGTAG